A window from Corynebacterium accolens encodes these proteins:
- a CDS encoding DUF421 domain-containing protein, with product MDIFERFLREATFQLGIELHRVPVVMLSTLGIYLAFMVLVKLFGSRVLTSMTASDAIIIIMFGAVAGRVIIGVPPTLAAGVIGLTTLMALEAAFGTIRKVVKWTRFLDRRPVLIVFQGEMIDDNLTVSHITRSDVYSAVRKAGLARMEDVQIMVLEPTGHISVIKNGQDIDPDIFNDLVGSGYIKQAKES from the coding sequence GTGGATATCTTTGAACGGTTTTTACGCGAGGCTACTTTTCAACTAGGAATCGAGCTACATCGAGTTCCTGTTGTCATGTTGTCTACATTAGGCATCTATCTCGCCTTTATGGTCTTGGTGAAGCTTTTTGGTTCCCGCGTATTGACCTCCATGACGGCCTCTGACGCGATCATCATCATTATGTTCGGTGCTGTTGCCGGGCGTGTGATCATTGGTGTTCCACCTACACTAGCGGCGGGKGTTATCGGGCTGACCACACTGATGGCCTTGGAAGCTGCATTCGGGACCATTCGCAAGGTAGTGAAATGGACGCGGTTTTTAGATCGGCGTCCAGTCCTTATCGTCTTTCAGGGCGAGATGATTGACGATAATCTCACCGTTTCCCATATCACTCGCTCTGACGTGTATTCCGCGGTGCGAAAGGCTGGTTTAGCCCGCATGGAAGACGTTCAGATTATGGTTTTAGAGCCCACCGGGCACATATCTGTCATCAAGAATGGTCAGGACATAGACCCAGATATCTTTAATGACCTCGTTGGCTCTGGGTATATCAAACAGGCCAAAGAGTCTTAA
- a CDS encoding peptidylprolyl isomerase yields the protein MPDNKKRGEDALHKLDRELKSRDRKQKTRPFGVALASLVVILGIAGGIYFLSTRDDSEGEIQAEDTSEAQTTQEAPKAEPLSGKRAEALPATVQCEYKDNGQDGHGAKKPDGKDISTEGTVTVSFDTTQGPIEMDLDRATAPCTTHAISELADSGFYDDTVCHRMTSGGLNVLQCGDPTGSGAGGPGFSFADEYPTDETDDEDAQNPVVYPRGSVAMANSGPDTNGSQFFLNYDDSELPPNYTYFGTITEEGLKTLDKIAEAGVDTGDQGSNPGGQEDGKPAEEVKIKKATVKA from the coding sequence GTGCCAGATAATAAAAAGCGCGGAGAAGACGCGCTGCACAAGCTCGACCGCGAACTAAAGTCCCGTGACCGCAAACAAAAGACTCGTCCTTTTGGCGTCGCCTTAGCCTCGCTCGTCGTCATCCTCGGCATCGCCGGAGGGATTTACTTCCTCTCCACCCGCGATGACTCTGAGGGCGAAATCCAGGCGGAAGATACCTCGGAAGCACAGACCACGCAGGAAGCACCCAAGGCAGAGCCCTTGAGCGGCAAGCGCGCGGAAGCCCTGCCTGCAACCGTCCAGTGCGAGTACAAGGACAATGGGCAGGATGGCCACGGTGCCAAGAAGCCCGACGGCAAGGATATATCCACCGAGGGCACTGTTACTGTATCCTTCGATACCACCCAGGGCCCGATCGAGATGGACCTAGACCGCGCCACTGCGCCTTGTACTACCCACGCCATTTCGGAACTGGCTGACTCCGGCTTCTACGATGACACCGTCTGCCACCGCATGACCTCCGGTGGCTTGAATGTGCTCCAGTGCGGCGACCCCACCGGTTCCGGTGCCGGCGGCCCGGGCTTCAGCTTTGCTGATGAATACCCCACCGATGAAACTGATGACGAGGACGCGCAGAACCCAGTTGTCTACCCCCGCGGCTCCGTCGCTATGGCCAATAGCGGCCCAGATACCAACGGCTCCCAGTTCTTCCTTAACTACGATGACTCGGAGTTACCTCCTAACTACACCTACTTCGGCACCATCACTGAAGAAGGCCTCAAGACCCTAGACAAGATTGCCGAGGCCGGCGTAGACACCGGTGACCAAGGTAGCAATCCAGGCGGCCAAGAGGATGGCAAGCCTGCAGAAGAGGTAAAGATCAAAAAGGCTACGGTAAAGGCCTAG
- the tpx gene encoding thiol peroxidase has translation MAEVNFSDEPTQTAGELPAVGESIPEFTLVGTDLSEVTKKDFEGKRLVISIFPSIDTGVCQQQLRTFNEKAAGLDNTVVLSVSRDLPFALDRFCAAEGIENVDTASDFRSDFGEKFGVTLQGSPLKGLLARSVVVTDADHKVIYNELVPEVTTEPDYDKALAALQ, from the coding sequence ATGGCTGAAGTTAATTTTTCTGACGAACCTACCCAAACCGCTGGTGAACTTCCCGCAGTAGGGGAGTCCATCCCAGAATTCACTCTCGTTGGCACCGACCTCTCTGAGGTCACCAAAAAGGATTTCGAGGGCAAGCGCCTCGTTATCTCGATTTTCCCATCCATCGATACCGGCGTGTGCCAGCAGCAGTTGCGCACCTTTAATGAAAAGGCTGCGGGCTTGGACAACACCGTTGTCTTGTCCGTCTCCCGCGACCTACCTTTTGCACTGGATCGTTTCTGCGCCGCAGAGGGCATTGAAAACGTGGACACCGCCTCCGATTTCCGCTCCGATTTTGGCGAGAAGTTCGGCGTGACCTTGCAAGGCTCCCCGCTCAAGGGCCTTTTGGCACGCTCCGTTGTGGTCACCGACGCTGACCACAAGGTCATCTACAACGAGTTGGTGCCAGAGGTAACCACTGAGCCGGACTACGATAAGGCACTTGCCGCCCTGCAATAA
- a CDS encoding MBL fold metallo-hydrolase: MEIQGFTAGPFSTNTYIAAEGKRAFIVDPGMDSTSQVLAYDYDYEAIVLTHGHIDHTREAGDLAQELDIPVYIHPADKFMLDSGEGVSAQAQELFHASRMVPISDLRELHGGEELELIGHTFTLQHAPGHSPGCVLIISDTFALTGDVLFAGGMGRVDLPDSNPQAMLDSLAGPXWXXDDKLDILPGHGPTSTMRQERATNPFLRKSHGVV; this comes from the coding sequence ATGGAGATTCAAGGATTTACCGCGGGCCCATTTAGCACCAATACTTATATCGCGGCGGAGGGAAAGCGCGCTTTCATCGTGGATCCAGGCATGGATTCCACGTCGCAGGTTCTAGCGTACGACTATGACTATGAAGCCATCGTGCTCACGCACGGGCACATTGACCACACTCGCGAGGCCGGTGACTTGGCGCAGGAGCTCGATATCCCCGTTTATATTCATCCCGCAGATAAGTTCATGTTGGATTCTGGGGAGGGTGTTTCCGCCCAGGCACAGGAGTTATTCCACGCCTCGAGAATGGTGCCCATTTCCGATCTCCGCGAACTCCACGGTGGGGAAGAACTGGAGCTAATCGGGCATACATTTACCCTCCAGCACGCGCCTGGGCATTCGCCGGGGTGCGTATTGATCATTTCGGATACTTTTGCCCTTACCGGGGACGTACTTTTTGCCGGGGGAATGGGGCGGGTCGATCTGCCGGATTCTAATCCACAGGCCATGCTGGACTCATTGGCGGGACCGGKGTGGGRTTTWGACGATAAGCTGGACATTCTTCCCGGCCACGGCCCAACCTCGACCATGCGTCAGGAGAGGGCGACCAACCCATTCCTGCGAAAATCCCATGGGGTAGTCTAG
- the hisS gene encoding histidine--tRNA ligase — MSEEKRFQALSAPKGVPDYFPPESATFYKVRQTMVEQAHLSGFQHIELPIFEDTALFARGVGESTDVVSKEMYTFADRGDRSVTLRPEGTAGVMRSVIQHNLDRGQLPVKLNYSGPFFRYERPQAGRYRQLQQVGVEAIGVDDPALDAEVIALADRSYRALGLSGYRLELTSLGDRNCRPAYREKLQEFLFKLDLDEETRRRAEINPLRVLDDKRPDMQEQLADAPLMLDYLNAECREHFETVTGMLDDMGVAYEINPRMVRGLDYYTKTCFEFVHDGLGAQSGIGGGGRYDGLMAQLGGQDLSGIGYGLGVDRAILALETEGITLEGSDSRVDVYGIALGAAAKRRMTGIINDLRKAGIAADMSFGDRGLKGAMKGADRAGARFALVLGDQELDNGTVAVKDLAAHEQRDVELSQLVAILGQDLEG, encoded by the coding sequence ATGAGTGAAGAGAAGCGGTTCCAGGCACTGTCCGCACCGAAGGGTGTGCCAGACTATTTCCCACCAGAGTCTGCGACTTTTTATAAGGTCCGCCAGACCATGGTGGAACAGGCGCATCTTTCCGGCTTTCAGCACATTGAATTGCCCATTTTTGAAGATACCGCGCTCTTTGCCCGCGGCGTGGGCGAATCTACCGACGTGGTCTCCAAGGAGATGTACACCTTTGCAGATCGCGGCGATCGCTCAGTGACCCTGCGCCCAGAGGGCACCGCGGGTGTGATGCGCTCGGTCATTCAACACAATCTGGACCGCGGTCAGCTGCCGGTAAAGCTGAACTACAGCGGGCCGTTCTTCCGCTATGAGCGCCCGCAGGCAGGGCGCTACCGCCAGCTTCAGCAGGTTGGCGTGGAAGCCATTGGCGTCGACGATCCCGCATTGGATGCGGAGGTCATCGCCCTGGCGGATCGCTCCTATAGGGCCCTGGGACTTTCCGGGTACCGCCTGGAATTGACCAGCTTGGGCGACCGGAATTGCCGGCCCGCCTACCGCGAAAAGCTGCAGGAATTCCTGTTTAAGCTGGACTTGGATGAGGAAACCCGCCGCCGCGCGGAGATCAATCCCTTGCGCGTCTTGGACGATAAGCGCCCAGACATGCAGGAGCAGCTTGCCGATGCCCCATTGATGCTCGACTACCTCAACGCCGAGTGCCGCGAGCACTTTGAGACCGTAACCGGCATGCTGGATGATATGGGTGTTGCCTACGAAATCAACCCGCGCATGGTGCGCGGCTTGGACTACTACACCAAGACCTGTTTTGAATTCGTCCACGATGGCCTGGGTGCGCAATCCGGTATTGGCGGCGGTGGCCGCTACGACGGGTTGATGGCGCAGCTTGGCGGCCAAGATCTCTCGGGCATCGGCTATGGCCTCGGCGTCGACCGCGCCATCCTCGCCCTTGAAACGGAGGGAATCACCTTAGAAGGCAGTGATTCCCGCGTGGACGTCTACGGCATTGCCTTGGGCGCAGCGGCCAAGCGCCGCATGACCGGGATCATCAATGACCTGCGCAAGGCGGGAATCGCCGCGGACATGTCCTTTGGTGATCGCGGCCTTAAGGGGGCGATGAAGGGCGCTGACCGCGCGGGCGCGCGCTTTGCTCTGGTCTTGGGAGACCAAGAACTAGACAATGGCACCGTCGCCGTGAAGGACTTGGCCGCCCACGAACAGCGCGATGTTGAACTATCGCAGCTGGTTGCCATTCTGGGGCAGGATCTAGAAGGCTAA
- a CDS encoding L-serine ammonia-lyase translates to MTISVTDIFAIGIGPSSSHTVGPMRAAKQFLESLDTHPARVSAELRGSLAATGRGHASDRAVILGLAGWEPLTVPIDAEPQAGGIIPSEGNISGPSGSVDYEIAFENEPLPQHPNGMIFKAWDADGTILAEDEQYFSVGGGFILSRKELDAEMADSHEVPAGVAAATVEDTVPYEFTTGEELLNLCEANDKDIWEIVLANEEVLHQDEGGADFVLRHLDLVWDIMRECVTDGISTKGLLPGGLRVPRRAPKMYAQLLEQKNDPHSGFSAMEWVNLFALAVNEQNAAGGRVITAPTNGACGIIPAVLHYARDFHGGFCRESARRYLLTAGAIGMIIKQNASISGAEVGCQGEVGSASSMSAAGMAALLGATPAQVENAAEIALEHNLGLTCDPVGGLVQIPCIERNAIGAVKSINAARMAMMGEGTHHVTLDNAVQTMADTGRDMLSKYKETSLGGLAKTMGFSVSQVEC, encoded by the coding sequence ATGACTATTAGCGTTACTGACATTTTCGCCATCGGCATTGGTCCCTCCTCCTCACACACGGTTGGGCCGATGCGCGCCGCGAAGCAATTTCTAGAATCCCTCGATACCCATCCCGCCCGCGTCTCCGCGGAGCTGCGCGGTTCGCTTGCCGCCACTGGGCGCGGCCACGCCTCCGACCGCGCCGTCATTCTGGGACTCGCCGGTTGGGAGCCGCTGACCGTTCCCATCGATGCCGAGCCACAAGCCGGCGGCATAATCCCCAGTGAAGGCAACATCTCCGGCCCGTCCGGCTCCGTCGACTACGAAATTGCCTTTGAGAACGAGCCACTGCCCCAGCACCCCAACGGCATGATCTTCAAGGCCTGGGATGCTGATGGCACTATCTTGGCTGAAGACGAGCAGTACTTCTCCGTCGGCGGTGGCTTCATCCTCTCCCGCAAAGAGTTAGACGCGGAGATGGCCGATAGCCACGAGGTACCCGCCGGCGTTGCCGCAGCAACCGTAGAAGATACCGTGCCTTATGAGTTCACCACCGGTGAAGAACTGCTCAACCTCTGCGAGGCCAACGACAAAGATATTTGGGAAATCGTCCTCGCCAATGAGGAAGTACTTCATCAGGACGAGGGCGGCGCGGATTTTGTCCTGCGCCACTTGGACCTCGTATGGGACATCATGCGCGAATGCGTGACCGATGGCATTTCCACCAAGGGCCTCTTGCCCGGTGGTCTCCGAGTGCCGCGGCGTGCCCCCAAGATGTATGCGCAGCTGCTCGAGCAGAAAAATGACCCACACTCTGGATTTTCCGCCATGGAATGGGTCAACCTCTTCGCCTTAGCGGTCAACGAGCAAAACGCTGCGGGCGGCCGCGTTATCACCGCGCCCACCAACGGCGCCTGCGGCATCATTCCCGCAGTCTTGCACTATGCGCGCGATTTCCATGGTGGCTTCTGCCGCGAATCCGCACGCCGCTACCTGCTCACCGCCGGCGCAATCGGCATGATCATCAAACAAAATGCCTCAATTTCCGGCGCCGAGGTGGGCTGCCAGGGAGAAGTCGGCTCCGCCTCGTCCATGTCCGCTGCGGGAATGGCAGCACTCCTTGGTGCAACGCCTGCCCAGGTAGAAAATGCGGCAGAGATCGCCCTTGAACACAACCTCGGCCTTACCTGTGACCCGGTAGGTGGATTAGTGCAGATCCCCTGTATTGAGCGCAACGCCATCGGCGCGGTGAAATCCATTAACGCCGCCCGCATGGCGATGATGGGTGAAGGCACCCACCACGTCACCCTAGATAATGCCGTACAAACCATGGCGGATACGGGCCGCGATATGCTCTCCAAGTACAAGGAGACCTCCCTCGGCGGCTTGGCCAAGACGATGGGCTTTAGCGTTTCCCAGGTGGAGTGCTAA
- a CDS encoding FMN reductase: protein MRSLVVLTAGLSEPSSTRQLAETIAEATEAKISARGEGVNTHIIEVRTLASELATAMTNWAAPTPHLDEAKELLSTADGFIAVTPAFQGSYSGLFKMFFDVLDSHALEELPTIVAATGGSPRHALILDYALRPLLNYLHAHVVPTGIFQATEDLGTAEGARIRSRIERAATQLADQMIRPTDRVAGLADAPKPGPHSRPTGIGVDEEFLPFEEILSQYDGKH, encoded by the coding sequence ATGCGATCTTTGGTTGTCCTCACGGCCGGGCTATCGGAGCCATCATCTACCCGGCAATTAGCTGAGACTATTGCAGAAGCCACCGAGGCAAAGATTTCCGCACGCGGTGAAGGCGTGAACACCCACATCATTGAGGTGCGCACCCTTGCTTCTGAATTGGCCACGGCCATGACCAATTGGGCGGCCCCGACGCCCCACTTGGATGAAGCGAAAGAGCTGCTGTCTACGGCCGATGGCTTTATTGCCGTCACGCCCGCGTTCCAAGGAAGCTACTCCGGGCTGTTCAAGATGTTTTTTGATGTTCTGGATTCGCACGCCTTGGAGGAACTGCCTACCATCGTTGCCGCTACGGGCGGTTCACCGCGCCACGCGCTCATCTTGGACTATGCGCTGCGCCCCCTATTGAATTACCTGCACGCCCACGTCGTTCCCACCGGCATTTTCCAGGCAACAGAAGATCTGGGCACCGCCGAGGGCGCGCGCATTCGCAGCCGCATCGAGCGCGCCGCCACCCAGCTTGCAGATCAGATGATCCGCCCAACGGATCGGGTCGCCGGGCTTGCCGATGCCCCTAAGCCCGGACCCCATTCCCGCCCCACTGGGATCGGAGTGGACGAGGAATTTCTGCCTTTCGAGGAAATTTTGTCCCAATACGACGGAAAGCACTAG
- a CDS encoding LLM class flavin-dependent oxidoreductase, with amino-acid sequence MQFGIFTVGDVTTDPTTGETPSEAERIRNITEIALKAEEVGLDVFATGEHHNPPFVPSSPTTHLAYIAAQTKRLQLSTSTTLITTNDPVKIAEDYAFLQHLSGGRVDLMMGRGNTGPVYPWFGKDIRQGIPLAVENYHLLRRLWRENSVNWEGKFRTPLQAFTSTPAPLDGVPPFVWHGSIRSTQIAEQAAYYGDGFFHNNIFWNQEHTAKMVTMYRRRFASYGHGQADQAIVGLGGQVFIGDTEEEAKKFFRPYFDNAPVYGHGPSLEEFTDYTPLTVGTAEQVIERTLKFADYVGDYQRQLFLIDHAGLPQEVVLKQIEILGTQVVPELRRRFEQRRPDHVPSDPPTHATLKQHPDSPHFRVSPGKED; translated from the coding sequence ATGCAATTTGGCATTTTCACGGTCGGAGATGTGACCACCGATCCAACGACGGGCGAAACCCCGTCAGAGGCGGAGCGAATCCGCAATATTACGGAAATCGCGCTCAAGGCGGAAGAAGTGGGCCTCGATGTCTTTGCCACAGGCGAGCACCACAACCCGCCCTTCGTCCCCTCCTCCCCGACGACCCACCTGGCCTATATTGCGGCGCAGACTAAGCGCCTGCAGCTTTCTACCTCCACGACGCTAATTACCACCAATGACCCGGTAAAGATCGCGGAAGATTACGCCTTTTTGCAGCACCTTTCCGGCGGCCGTGTGGACCTGATGATGGGACGCGGCAATACCGGCCCCGTCTACCCGTGGTTTGGCAAAGATATCCGCCAAGGCATCCCCTTGGCCGTGGAAAATTACCACTTGCTGCGCCGCCTGTGGCGCGAAAATAGCGTCAACTGGGAGGGCAAATTCCGCACCCCGTTGCAGGCGTTTACCTCTACCCCGGCGCCCCTCGATGGCGTCCCGCCGTTTGTATGGCACGGCTCAATTCGCTCTACACAGATTGCAGAACAAGCGGCCTATTATGGCGACGGGTTCTTCCACAATAATATTTTCTGGAATCAGGAACACACGGCCAAGATGGTCACCATGTACCGGCGCCGCTTCGCCTCCTATGGCCACGGTCAGGCCGACCAAGCCATCGTGGGTCTCGGCGGCCAGGTATTCATTGGCGATACTGAAGAGGAAGCCAAGAAGTTCTTCCGCCCGTACTTCGATAACGCACCCGTGTACGGGCACGGGCCTAGCCTGGAGGAGTTTACTGACTACACCCCGCTGACCGTGGGTACCGCAGAGCAGGTTATTGAGCGCACCCTGAAATTTGCGGACTACGTGGGCGATTACCAACGCCAGCTCTTCCTCATCGATCACGCGGGCCTGCCGCAAGAAGTGGTGCTCAAGCAGATAGAAATTCTTGGCACTCAAGTCGTCCCAGAGCTCCGCCGACGCTTTGAGCAGCGGCGACCAGACCATGTACCCTCAGACCCACCAACGCATGCCACGCTCAAGCAGCACCCAGATTCCCCACACTTTCGCGTAAGCCCTGGAAAGGAGGACTAA
- the ypfJ gene encoding KPN_02809 family neutral zinc metallopeptidase, which produces MTFKSGADFDGQRATSGGGGGLALGGGIGSVMLVGLYLLLGGNPSDIGALLGNEQSHSGADDSAFDHCQTAEDGNKYDDCRVMFXAMSVDNVWTAELPEQAGIEYTNPGRVIFNGSTNSGCGTASSATGPFYCPADQSAYFDTTFFDSLSNYGAHNAPFAQMYIVAHEFGHHIQQLEGTLQLSDYNDPGADSNAVKIELQADCYAGIWASHADKGEDALLEPISQQQVADAVTAAQAVGDDNIQRRSTGQVQPDAWTHGSSEQRQRAFLAGYNSGRMAECDTLGRGVYS; this is translated from the coding sequence ATGACGTTTAAATCTGGTGCCGATTTCGATGGCCAGCGCGCAACCTCCGGCGGTGGCGGCGGCCTCGCTTTAGGCGGCGGCATCGGCTCCGTCATGCTCGTCGGGCTCTACCTCTTATTGGGAGGAAACCCCTCCGATATTGGCGCCCTCCTGGGCAATGAGCAGTCCCACTCCGGTGCCGATGATTCTGCCTTCGATCACTGCCAAACGGCAGAAGACGGCAATAAATACGATGACTGCCGGGTCATGTTTMCCGCCATGAGCGTGGATAACGTCTGGACCGCCGAGCTGCCCGAGCAAGCCGGCATCGAATACACCAACCCTGGCCGGGTGATTTTTAATGGCTCCACCAATTCCGGTTGCGGCACCGCCTCTTCAGCCACGGGTCCCTTTTATTGCCCCGCCGACCAATCGGCGTATTTCGATACCACCTTTTTCGATTCCCTGAGCAACTACGGCGCGCACAATGCCCCATTCGCGCAGATGTACATCGTCGCCCACGAGTTTGGCCACCACATTCAGCAGCTCGAGGGCACGCTGCAGCTATCTGACTATAACGACCCCGGCGCGGATTCCAATGCGGTAAAGATCGAGCTCCAGGCAGATTGCTACGCAGGTATTTGGGCTTCTCATGCAGATAAGGGCGAGGATGCGCTGCTGGAACCGATTTCCCAGCAGCAGGTCGCTGACGCAGTCACCGCGGCGCAGGCTGTGGGCGACGATAATATCCAGCGGCGTTCCACCGGGCAGGTCCAACCCGATGCGTGGACGCACGGCTCCTCCGAGCAACGCCAGCGGGCTTTCCTTGCTGGTTATAATTCCGGCCGGATGGCTGAGTGCGACACCTTGGGGCGCGGGGTCTACAGCTAA